From Tistrella mobilis, a single genomic window includes:
- a CDS encoding LysR family transcriptional regulator: MAITFKQLRYFLVLAEQLHFGRAAQQLNISQPPLSTSLRQLEETLGFALMERSTKAVRLTPAGALFAEHAARILGQLDAACVLAEQTAKGVAGEITVAFVPSMLFRRLPATLQAFQEEHPTIELRLQEMNTASQIEELINHRIDVGFVHSVALPDEVSEITIETERLVCCVPYQHRLASRSRISLHELAGERVLVFARTFAAHYHDRIVGLLRAAGVDVYPHYRIQHWFTVVALVAQGMGVSLVPHSLSRSGFDDVVYLEIEERQAEHRVSLIWRTSGLSNAARAFVDHVRLRTSIYR; encoded by the coding sequence TCAGCCGCCGCTGAGCACGAGCCTGCGACAGCTGGAAGAGACGCTGGGCTTCGCCCTGATGGAACGCAGCACCAAAGCCGTACGGCTGACGCCGGCCGGCGCCCTCTTTGCCGAACATGCCGCCCGTATCCTGGGCCAGCTGGATGCCGCCTGCGTCCTCGCCGAACAGACGGCCAAGGGGGTGGCGGGTGAGATCACCGTCGCCTTTGTCCCCTCAATGCTGTTCCGCCGGCTGCCGGCCACGCTTCAAGCCTTCCAGGAGGAACACCCCACCATCGAACTGCGCCTTCAGGAGATGAACACCGCCAGTCAGATCGAAGAGCTGATCAATCACCGCATCGATGTGGGCTTCGTGCATTCGGTGGCGCTTCCGGACGAGGTATCGGAGATCACCATCGAAACCGAACGCCTGGTCTGCTGCGTGCCCTATCAGCACCGGCTGGCATCCCGCAGCCGCATCAGCCTGCACGAGCTGGCGGGGGAACGGGTGCTGGTCTTCGCCCGCACCTTCGCAGCCCATTACCACGATCGCATCGTCGGGCTGCTGAGGGCCGCAGGCGTCGACGTCTATCCGCACTACCGGATCCAGCACTGGTTCACCGTGGTCGCCCTGGTCGCGCAGGGCATGGGCGTCTCCCTGGTTCCCCATTCGCTCAGCCGCAGCGGCTTCGACGACGTCGTCTACCTCGAAATCGAGGAGCGCCAGGCGGAGCACCGGGTCTCGCTGATCTGGCGGACATCCGGGTTGAGCAATGCCGCGCGCGCCTTCGTCGACCACGTGCGGTTGCGGACGAGCATTTATCGGTGA